The window TTGATTGAAGCACTAAATTTATCAAAGCTATATGGGGAAAAAGAAATTTTGTTACAAGAATATAATCAAGATTTCCCTGAACAGTTAAAAAAATCTATTCTTCAATATGCGGTTCAGGGGAAACTTGTTCCACAGAATCCATCAGATGAACCAGCCGTTGTCCTTCTGGAACGTATTCGTGTAGAGAAGCAAAAGTTAATAGCTGAAGGAAAAATCAAAAAAGCTAAGCACGAATCCGTTATTTTCAGAAGGGATAATTCTCATTATGAGAAGTTGGACGGTATAGAGTGTTGTATTGATGACAAACTGCCGTTTGAAATACCGGAAAGCTGGTGCTGGGTTAGGTTTGGAACAGCACTTGTAAATAGGGATGCAGAACGTATTCCCTTATCAGTAGCTCAACGAGAAAAGCTTCAAAAAAAATATGACTACTATGGCGCATCTGGGGTTATTGATAAAGTAGACCAGTATCTATTCGATAAGCCATTACTCCTCATTGGCGAAGACGGAGCAAATCTTCTTTTACGAAGTAAACCTATCGCTTTTATTGCATCGGGGCAGTACTGGGTTAATAATCACGCTCATGTTATAGACTCTGTTGGAGGTGTAGATTTGCGCTATATAGCGCTCTTTATAAATGCGATCAATTTAGCACCATATGTGACTGGTACCGCTCAGCCCAAAATGAATCAGGAAAAGCTAAACTCTATCTTAGTTCCGTTACCACCAGTAGCCGAGCAACATCGTATCGTTACTGCTTTTAAAGAAATAGTGGCAATTATCCGATAATTCCTAAAAACGCATACCACGTATTTTATCACACGGGGTATGCGCTTTTTTTACCAGTCTATAACTTTGTCTACGATAGCACGTTGCTCGGTTGAGGTTTTGCGGAGGTAAATGCGAGTGGTTTCGATGCTCTCATGCCCCATAAGGTCAGCAAGAAATGCAATGTCATTGCAGCGATCTAAAAAACTCTTTGCAAACCGGTGACGGAAAGAATGCGGATATACAACTGCTGGATCAATACCATACCGTACCGCCAGTTTCTTTAACTGTCCGGAAATGCCTCTGGTTGTAATTCTGTCCCCATATTTGTTTAAAAAAATGAAGCCACTTTCTTGATGCTTATCGTTCAGCCAAGAAAGGGCTTCATTTTGCAAGGACTTTGGTATATATATTCGCCGAAGTTTACCACCCTTCGAATATAAATCCAAATGTCCAAGCTTGATGTGTTCCACCTTGATCTGTATGAGTTCGCTGACTCGTGCGCCGGTCGCTGCCAGAAAACGTATAACAAAGTACCAGAACAGTTCACCATCCCGTTTGAGGCAGGTTTTGAAATATTCATAATCCGCCTCGCTGATGACATTTTCCAGAAATGCTTTTTGCTGCACACGTACAAACGGCATTTTTAAGTTCTCTTTACCGATACTTTCCAAGTAGCAATTAATTGCTCGCAGACGCAGGTTGACCGTCTTTGGCTTATAGCTTTCTATTAGCCAAACCTTATACGCTCGCAGGTTCTTTTTTGTGATACCATCGTACTGCGAGTTGTATTGCCGTAGGGCAAAAAGATACGAGGATATCGTGTTCTCCGAGAGATTTGTACCTCTCAAATGTCTTTCAAATTCTTCTATCATAGTGAAAGACCTCCTTTCACTACGATATTATACCTATAGACTTTTAACAAGCGGGAGCAACTCTTCGATTTTCTGAACGATGCGCTGCTGCTCGTTTAAGGGCGGTAAAGGAATAAAAACCTCATTTATGTTGGTCACTGCCAATCCAGGCTGTGCTGTTGCAGTGGCGAATTGATTTAGGTTAAGTGCGGTAAGAAAGAGGCAGGCCCAGGTAACATTAACACCCGAATATGTTTCAACGCATACAGCGTGTTCTGTGGCGTAGAATTTACCTGTACCTCGGTTGATATTGCCACACAGAGCGCCTTGCCTTCCGATTATAGGATAATCACCAGAGCGATTGGATTTGGCAACATAGCCTCGAATTCCGTTTCCACCATAACAGGGATAAGAACCGGGAAATGGATTTTCATGGATTTCTGCAGCTTGAATATTTTTTCCCGCTTGAAGCGTGAATATGTTCCTGATTTTACACCAGCACCAGCTTTCCGGTATTTCAAACGGCAGTTCATCATCAATACAACGCTCTGTACCGTCCAACTTCTCATAATGAGAATAACGGGTTGTTGGACAATGGAGCAAGTAGATTCAGCATTGCTTTAATTGCTGATATAATTCTATGCTGTTCTGCCAGTGGCGGCACTGGTAAAAGCATGGAAGAGAATTCATCAAATTTCAAGCTCTCAACAGTTGTGACGGATTTCACCAATTCTTTAAGAATGTATGGCTCAAAAGCTTTTATTCCATAGTACAGCCATTCCGATATGTCGATGTCATAAAGTTTAAAGGCTTTAATGTCTTGATTTATAGTACTGTCGATCCCCAGTGTACATAGTGGGAGTAACCTCTTCAGGATACCACTGCGAGCAACCAGAAGTAATGTACCCGCTGGGTATAATTGCATTGTTGATGCTGCCAATTTAGTGATATGCATCTCAGAGTCTGTAATCACTGGTCGTTTCATATCCTTCGAAGTTACCCACGGAATATCACCATTCCAGAACTGAGGATTTGACATCGAGGGTGTTTTTCCACTACTGAATACACCAAATGACGAAAGTCTCGCCCACGCCCAATTTTCTGGTATTTCAAATGGTATCTCGTCATCGATGCAGACTTCTTCGGAGCCACGCTTTTCATAATGAGAATTATCCCTTCTGAAAATGACGGATTCGTGCTTATCTTTTTTGATTTTTCCTTCAGCTATTAACTTTTGCTTCTCTGCACGAATACGTTCCAGAAGGAGAGATGCCGGCTCGTCTGCGGGATCTTGTGGAACAAGTTTTCCTTGTACAGCTTCCTGCAAAATAGATTTTTTGAGAAGGTCAGGAAAGCCAATGTTCAGATTGGATAGTCTAATTTCTGAAGTATTATATTGTTCTAAAATTGGTATCAGTGATTGGAATTTATCTACAATACGTTGTTGCTCTTGTACCGGTGGTAGGGGAAAATATATTGCATTCAATGCTGTCTGAACCAGATGCTTGATGGTCATTCCCTTACTTTTCTTATCGAGAATCTTATTCCCTTTATAGCATTCCATCAACAAACGAAAGTAGTAAGGATTTATTCCACCATAGAATCTGACACGGTGTAGAGCATTTTGATAGTACATTTCTTGATCATTTTCCCAAATTGCAGAACGACCTACATCGCCACCTTCGCAAATTAGAAGATCTCCCTTTTTCAATTTGTATTTTGAAATCTCATTTTCTTCAAAGCGAGCTTCTTTAACCTTAGTCAAGTCAATCCCGTTCCAATATACATTTATACTGCATAGATAAGGCTTGTAGTCTCCCTGATTTTTTGCTTTATCAAGAGTTTTACCAAGCTCTGTTATAGCAATCATTTTAAGTGTAACCCACTCCCAACTCTCCGGAATCTCAAACGGCACCTCATCTGCAATACATACCGGTTCCTTCTTTCCAATCTTCTCATAAGGCAAATTATTGATACTTAATAAGTAAGCGCAAAATATTAATGCGGTCGGATACAAAATTACTCCAGCCCTTTGCGAGTTGGAGTAATTCACTATAATTCACATGCGATTTTTGATAGATTGGAGTTTTTCACTCCAAGGTGCCAGCTCTGCCAGCTGTTCATCGGTCATATCTTTACTTGGCCGGTGCTCCAGTAAAAATTTAAGATATCCATAAATATTCAGATCGTATGCTTTTGCCATCTCAACCATTGTGTAGACTACCGCACTGGCATTCGCTCCGTCAACGGAATTGCTGAAGAGCCAGTTCTTCCGGCCTACTGCGAATGGACGAATTGCATTCTCACTGAGATTATTGGTAAAGCTGCACCGTCCGTCTTCCAGATAAGTCTCCGCTGTATCACGTCGGTTAAGAACGTAATTCACGGCTTTATCCATCCGGGTATTCCGGACGGGCTTCTGCTGATCGAGCCACGACCAGAAAGCCTCCAGAACGGGTTTTTCCTTCTCGAGACGCAGCTGCTTCCGCTTTTCATAATCACCGGGATACTTTTTGTTAATGGAGTCCTCAATGGCGAACAACCGGTTGCAGTACTGGACGCCCTGCACTGCCGGCTGGCTGTAGTCATACTGTTTTCCTTTGGGAACGGCGTCGATAAAGTATCGACGGATATGCGCCCAACAAGAGCAGCGTCTGATCCTCGGAAGATTGTTGTATCCCTGATATCCATCCGTTTCCAGGTATCCGCTGTAGCCTTCCAGAAACTCCCTTGCATGG of the Luxibacter massiliensis genome contains:
- a CDS encoding restriction endonuclease subunit S, with protein sequence MTGQQLKNSILQMAVQGKLVPQDPNDEPASVLLERIRAEKEQLIKEGKIKKEKNPSIIFRGADNLPYEKVGKNEPVCIADEVPFEIPENWEWVRLKNLVKKEIKRGKSPKYTVSSNIQVFAQKCNVKAGGIDMTLAKYLDDTVFPKYSEEECMRDSDIVINSTGNGTLGRIGMFHDSDRINENIIVPDSHVTVIRASEFLSADYIFYVLNYYQPYLEKSCSGSTNQTELKPAVISELFIPVPPVNEQTRIITKLIEALNLSKLYGEKEILLQEYNQDFPEQLKKSILQYAVQGKLVPQNPSDEPAVVLLERIRVEKQKLIAEGKIKKAKHESVIFRRDNSHYEKLDGIECCIDDKLPFEIPESWCWVRFGTALVNRDAERIPLSVAQREKLQKKYDYYGASGVIDKVDQYLFDKPLLLIGEDGANLLLRSKPIAFIASGQYWVNNHAHVIDSVGGVDLRYIALFINAINLAPYVTGTAQPKMNQEKLNSILVPLPPVAEQHRIVTAFKEIVAIIR
- a CDS encoding tyrosine-type recombinase/integrase — translated: MIEEFERHLRGTNLSENTISSYLFALRQYNSQYDGITKKNLRAYKVWLIESYKPKTVNLRLRAINCYLESIGKENLKMPFVRVQQKAFLENVISEADYEYFKTCLKRDGELFWYFVIRFLAATGARVSELIQIKVEHIKLGHLDLYSKGGKLRRIYIPKSLQNEALSWLNDKHQESGFIFLNKYGDRITTRGISGQLKKLAVRYGIDPAVVYPHSFRHRFAKSFLDRCNDIAFLADLMGHESIETTRIYLRKTSTEQRAIVDKVIDW
- a CDS encoding restriction endonuclease subunit S, with the protein product MDGTERCIDDELPFEIPESWCWCKIRNIFTLQAGKNIQAAEIHENPFPGSYPCYGGNGIRGYVAKSNRSGDYPIIGRQGALCGNINRGTGKFYATEHAVCVETYSGVNVTWACLFLTALNLNQFATATAQPGLAVTNINEVFIPLPPLNEQQRIVQKIEELLPLVKSL
- a CDS encoding restriction endonuclease subunit S; this translates as MYPTALIFCAYLLSINNLPYEKIGKKEPVCIADEVPFEIPESWEWVTLKMIAITELGKTLDKAKNQGDYKPYLCSINVYWNGIDLTKVKEARFEENEISKYKLKKGDLLICEGGDVGRSAIWENDQEMYYQNALHRVRFYGGINPYYFRLLMECYKGNKILDKKSKGMTIKHLVQTALNAIYFPLPPVQEQQRIVDKFQSLIPILEQYNTSEIRLSNLNIGFPDLLKKSILQEAVQGKLVPQDPADEPASLLLERIRAEKQKLIAEGKIKKDKHESVIFRRDNSHYEKRGSEEVCIDDEIPFEIPENWAWARLSSFGVFSSGKTPSMSNPQFWNGDIPWVTSKDMKRPVITDSEMHITKLAASTMQLYPAGTLLLVARSGILKRLLPLCTLGIDSTINQDIKAFKLYDIDISEWLYYGIKAFEPYILKELVKSVTTVESLKFDEFSSMLLPVPPLAEQHRIISAIKAMLNLLAPLSNNPLFSL